ATCACGTCGGTCAGGCCCGCATCGCTGAGCAGGTCGCGCAACGTGGTGAAGCGGTCATCGTTCACGATCACGTCGTACAGCGTGTTGCTGGCCATGCTGTCGTCCGCCTGGGCGCTGGTGTCCGCGGCGGCCGTCGTGTCTGTGGTGGTCGCGGTGGCATCGGCTGCGGTGGTGGCGGTATCCGTTGTGGTCGTCGCCGTGGCCGTCGTATCGGTCGCCGTCGCGTCGGTCGTGGCGGCAGCGTCCGTGGTAGCCGTGGCGTCCGTGGTGGCGGCCTCGGTCGTGTCGGTCGTCGTGGTGGCTGTATCACTCGCCGTGGCCGTGTCGGTCGTGATGGTCGCGCCGCTCAGCGGAAGCGCCGGAATCGAGGAAATATCCACGGCTGCAGGCGCAGCATCCGTCGCCGGAGCGGGCGCAGGGGTGGCATCTGCGGCCGGTGCGGCCGGAGCCGGGGTCGCGTCGGCCGCCGCCGCTGGGGCAGGGGCGGGAGCAGGCGCCGCCTCGGCCACGGGTGCAGGCTCGGTCACAGCCGGGGCCGCCGTGTCCATCGCGGGCATCAGCACGGTGTCGATCACATGGACGATACCGTTGCAGGCCATCACATCGGTCTTGGTCACGTTGGCGTTGTCGACCATCACGGATTTGCCGTTGACGGTGATCAGGACGCTGGAACCTTCCAGGGTGGTGGCACTCGACATGGTGACGACCTTCGCCGCCGGGGCCTTGCCCTTCACCACGTGGTACAGCAGGATCGACTTGAGCATGGCCGGGTCATTCAGCGCAGCGGCCAGCGTGTCGCTCGGCAGTTTCGCGAAGGCGCCGTTGGTGGGCGCGAACACCGTGTACTCACCGCTCTGGAGCGTCTGGGTCAGGCCGGCCGAATCGAGCGCCGTGGCGAGCGTGCTGAAGTTCGGGTCGCCCATGACGATCTGCGCGATGGTCTTGCAGGCGGCGGGAGTGGCGGGAGCAGCTGGAGCGCCGCCACCACCGGCGAGCGCCGGGGTGGCAAGCATCAGGCCGAGCGTGAGCAAGCTGGTTTGCTTCTTCATCAAATCACCTCTGAGTGAAACTGGATTGCCAATTGTCCGAGTCCCAATCTTCCCCAGAACGTCTGGAAATGCAACCAATGGCGTCAGGTACGCAGGTCGTCTAAATGAACGCACGCCGGGATTTGGGTGACCTCTCACGGTCGCCTCATTCGTGCAACGGGTCAGTTCCTGCAATTGCCGCTGAACGATTCAAGCCCACCAGCTGCTTGAGGGCCGCCCTACTTCCCGAAGTAGTCCGGTAGATCCGCCTCGGTGACCAGCACGTCGCGTGGTTTGCTGCCCTGGTGCTTGCTGACGATGCCCATGGCCTCGAGCAGATCCATCAGTTTGCCTGCGCGGGCATGACCGACTGACAGGCGCCGCTGCAGTCGGGACACACTGCCCTGGCCCTCCTCAATACAGATCTGCGCGGCCTGCCTTAGTAGGGGATCGCTGAAATCCATGTTCGACCGATCGGTCGTGGGGCCGGAGGCCTCGATGCCGCCCTCGAAGTCCGCGCCGTAGGTCTCGACGAATACGTCTTCGAACACCTGCCGCCGTAACTCCTCGGTGATCCGCACCGATTCCAGTTCACTGATGTACGGCCCCTGCAACCGCAACGGTTTGACTAGGCCCGGCTGGTAGTACAACATGTCGCCCATACCGGTCAGGCGCTCGGCCCCCATGGCGTCCAGGATCGTGCGCGAATCGTGGCTGCTGCTCACCGCGAAGGCGATGCGCGCCGGGACGTTCACCTTGATCAGGCTGGTCAGGATGTCCACGCTGGGCCGCTGGGTCGCCAGAATCAGGTGCATGCCGGTCGCGCGGGCCATCTGCGCGAGGCGCATGATCGCGGACTCGACCTCCTTGGGACTTGTGATCATTAAGTCCGCAAGCTCGTCGATGATGATGACGAGGTGCGGCAGTTCCACGTCGCCCGTCTGGCGCATCTTCGCGTTGAACTGCTCCAGGTTCTTCGCGCCGACCTGGGACATCATCTTGTAGCGCCGTTCCATGTGCGCCACGGCGCCCAGCAGCACACCCGCCGCGTCGACCGGATTCGTGACGACGCTCCGTACCAGGTGTGGAATGCCGTCGTAGGGCGTCAGTTCGACCATTTTCGGGTCGATCATCAGGAAGCGCAGTTCGGTCGGCAGGTACTTGAACAGCAGCGAGGTGATCAGGGTGTTCACGCACACCGACTTCCCGCTGCCGGTGCTGCCCGCGACCAGCAGGTGCGGCATCTTCGCCAGGTCTCCGACCATCAGTTCCCCGTCGATGCTCTTGCCCAGAATCACCGGCAGCCGCGCCCGTGTGGCCCGGAACGACGGGGCGGCCGCCGCCTGGTGGAAGGTCACGGGTTCACGGTCGGTATTGGGCACTTCCAGGCCGATCACGCTCTTGCCGGGCACCGGGGCCTCCACACGCACGCCCCCCACGGCCAGCGCGCGGGCCAGATCGTTGCTGAGACTGGCGATGCGGCTGATCTTCTCACCCGGCGCAGGTTCGATCTCGTAGCGGGTGACCGTAGGGCCGCGCGCGAAATCGACCACGCGGGCCTGCAGATTGAAGTGCCGCAGGGTCTCGTCAATTAGCCCGGCCCGTTGTCGTGCCGCCATGTCGAGCTGGGCGGAGTTCGCCCCCACGAGCGGTACCGGATCGAGCAGGTCGTAGCCGGGCAGGGCTAGCGGGAGCGCGCCGACGGCAGGCCGCATGGCAAGTTCAGCGACGTCGTCTTCGGAATCCTCGTCCCACGGTGCGCCAGCTGGAGACTTCGGCGCCTTCGCCTGCACGCCGCCGCTGCCCAGCAAGGGCGTGACCTTCCGTGGAGGAACGGGCTCCAGGGTAGCTGGGACATCCGGCATCGGGGTCTCCGAACCCCCCGGGCCGAAGGGGAGATCTTCGTCCTCCCAACCGTGGAATGGGTCGAGGGCGCTGGCAGACTCGCCGGGCGATACCTGACGCTGGGCCGGGAGTACGGCGATCGCGCTTGGGGAACTGTCGAACCTGGACAGCCCGCCGAAGGCGACCGGCGCCTGAGGCACAGGCTCCGTGCCAGCGTCCAGTCCACCGGAAAAATCGAAATCGAGACGCGGCGGTGCCGGGTCGCGCGGCATGCTCATGGCCTCCGCCCGGCGCAGGGCTTCCTCCTGCGCGCGGGCCAGCCGGGCCTGCCACTCCTCCGCGTCGCCCAGCGTGCCATCCGGATCGGCGGCCAGCGCGCTCGCCAGTACGTCCGCCACCTCCGTGGGTGCCCGGTCGAAGGCGGCCGCGAGTTCCGGCCAGCCTGCATATTTCACCGCCCGCTCCTGCCACACGATGAACTCCGAGGTAAGCGCCTGCCAGCCCTCCACGCGTTCCCGGTGCGCGGGCCATTCGCGCGTCAGGATGCCCGTGTCGGCCTTCCCGAGCGCCTTCTCGGACAGCTTGCGTTCGCGCTCCAGTTTGCCTGCGCGGCCGGCCAGACGCTGCAGATCCATGACCATCGAGCGGCGCAGCCGCTCCAGGGTGCCGCTGGCCAAAGTGCTCGGCAATTCCACGCACAGCTCGTGCCGGCCCGCGCGCAGATCGTTCGCGAGCGCTTCGACGTTGGCTCCTGCCTCCGGCGCTTCGCCCGCCACCAGATCCCGCAGATCCCGACCCGCATTTCCCACGAAGGTCTTCGTGACCTCCCGCCACGCCGCCAGATCCCGGTCGAGGTGCTTGAGTCCAGCCTCGTCCAGCGATCGGACGCTCCGCTGGGTGGCCCGCAGCTCCTCGTGCTGCGCGCGGAGCTCCTTCGAGTCCGGATAGAGCCGGCGTAGGGCGTCTAGCTCACGTGCCTGGGCACTGAGGGTCTGCCGCGCCTCGCTCCGCGCCCGCGCGGCTCCCTGGCCCTCCTGCCGCGCCTCGATCACGCCCTGCACACCGGCACTCGCGCCGCCCAGCAGCACGCTGACCTTTCTGAACACGCCCTTGAGAACGAACAGGGGAGACAGCCGCAGCATCAATTCCGCTCCGAGCGTGAACGTCACCACTGGCACGATGACCGCCATATAACTCATCGCCCGGAACAGTGGCGCCATCACCAGTTCCACCAGCTGACCGGCCCTGCCAGGCTCGACCACATCGTGTGCCGCCATGGCCGACAGCACGACGATCACGCCACCCGTCACGCGGCGCGTCAGGTTCCGCAGGTCGCGCCCCAGGAACACCAGCACGCCGTACGCCACGGGCACCAGCGGCAGCAGATAGGCTCCCCAGCCCAGCCACGTCAGCAGGGCCGCGCGCGCCTCTGCCATGAGGCTCACCGTGCTGCGGCCCGGCACAGGATCGCCGGCACCCATCAGGACGGTCACGGCCAGGAAAATACCGAGGGCGAACAGAACAAGCCCAAGTGCCTCACCGTCGAAGCGGCTGACCGGGGGTGCGCTTTTCGCACGAGCTTTCGCCATGGGCCGCAGTGTACCCCACCACGGCGTGGGAACGGGCATCATTGCGCGGCTGGCACAGCATTTGACGTGAAGGATCGGTCAGCAGAAGGCGGCGCATAATGCCCGCGTGACCCTCCACCTTCCGGCCGCCCTGATCGAAGCGCTCTGGGCGCACGCTGACCGGGAAGCACCGAACGAATGCGTGGGCGTGATCGGCGGCACTAGCGAGGGCAAGAGCCTGCACGCCACCGCGCTCTACCCCCTCGTGAATATCGCCTCGAGACCCGACTTCGAGTACCTTGCGGATCCCGGTCGCCTGCTCCGTGCCCTGAAGGCCATGGACGCCGATGGCCAGCACCTCGTCGCCCTGTACCACAGTCACCCGAGCGGCCCCGCCTGGCCGAGCCAGACGGACACCCGCCTGGCCGTCTACCCCGTACCCCACATCATCGCGGATCTTCGGAGCCGAACCCTCCAGGCGTTCCGGCTGCCAGAAGGTGAACTGGTGCCAGTGCGCACCACTGTTTGAATCTCAAGATATTCAGAACCGTTAACCACAGCAAACTGGCCCCAGAAACAGGGCCAGTGTCTGTCGATTCCCGAATCTATTTGCTGAGCGTCCCAATGATGCTGAACATGGGGAGGAACATCCCGGCCACAATCGTTCCGACGATACCGCCGAGAAAAACGATCATGATCGGCTCAATGGCAGCGGTCATCCCCTCGACGGCCTCATCCACTTCCCGATCATAGAAGTCACCGACTTTGTCCAGCATGGAGTCCAATGATCCGGTTTCTTCGCCAATGGCCACCATGCTGACCACCATGGGCGGAAAAATCTTGCTGGTGGCCAGGCTGGAACTCATCTGATCCCCAACCATGACCACGTTCTTCGCATTTTCGATGGCTTCCTCGACGATCGCGTTGTTGGCGGTGCCCTTGGTGATCTCGAGACTCTCGATGATGTTGACGCCAGAGCTGATCAGCAGGCCGAACGTGCGAGCAAAGGAGGCGATGGCGCTTTTCTTCAGTAGATTACCGAAGATAGGAATACGCAGCTTGATTTCATCTATGATGTGCCGCCCTTTGGGGGTCGCGTAGTACCAGCGATACAGGAACGTCACGGCGGCTCCAATGACGACAATGTACAGAGTGCCGTGCTGAAGGAAGTTGGAGGTGGCCATCAAAACCTTCGTAATCGTGGGCAGAGGAGCGTTAAGCTGTGCCAAAATCCCGGCGAACTGCGGAACGATCGTTGTCAGCAAGAAGTAGGTAATCAGGAGGGCGAAAACCAACACGATCACGGGGTACGTCAGTGCACTCTTGATCTTGCCGCGCAGAGCGAGATCCTTTTCCTGAAAGTCGGCAATCCGTTCGAGAACGGCGTCCAGGGTACCGCTGGTTTCGCCCGCCCGGACGAGGTTGACATATAGCCGGTTGAACAGCTTTGGGTACTTGACGAGCGTCTCGCTCAGGGGGGTGCCGCTCTCCACGTCGGTTCGCATGGCCTTCACGATGTCCTGGAAGCCCTTGTGCTCCAGCTGACGCTGCAGGATCGCGAGGGACTGCACCAGCGGCACGCCCGCATTGATCAGCGTGGCCAGCTGCTTGCTGAAGATCGCCACCTGCTTGAGACTGGGAGGCCGGTCACTCAGGAAAGGAATCTTGACATCGGCGCTCAGGCCGGCCTTCGGCGGCTTGATCTCGACGATCATGAGGTTCTTCGCGCGCAGGGCGTCTCGCACCTGGGCCAGCGAATCGGCCTCCATCTGAGATTTCAGCACCTTCCCGGAGCGGTCGCGCACACGGTATTCGAAGACAGGCATACCCGCCGAGTATAGTCAGGTGGTCTTGCGGTCGCCTTACAAAGCGCAGTTCTGCCATGCTGGCCACCGTGTGAGGAAGGAAACGCACATGCACACTGATCTCCCATCCCTGCCGGGCGACTGGCCCACCAGCATCACGTCAGCCGTAGAGCGGTTGATGGCCGGTCAGGTCGTGGCCTACCCGTCTGAAACGGTGTGGGGTCTGGCGGTACACCCGGATGCGGCCGCCGGGGTCGAACGGCTGTGGCGACTCAAGGGTCGTGACCCGCTCAAGCCTCTCCAGATGTCCAGTGCAGATGTCGAGTGCGCCCTCCTCCTCGCTCAAGAGGATGCTGAACTCACCGCGTTGGCCGCGCTGTGGCCCGGTCCGCTGACGGTGGTGGCCCCTGCGTCTGACCGCTGCCCGCCTGCCTTCGCGCCGGGTGGCCGGGTGGGCCTGCGCGTGCCCGATCATCCGGTCGCCCAGGCCCTGTTGCGTGCGGCCGGGGGCTACCTGGTGACCACGAGTTGCAACGTGTCTGGACGCGCCCCGGCGACCAC
The Deinococcus sp. KSM4-11 DNA segment above includes these coding regions:
- a CDS encoding fasciclin domain-containing protein gives rise to the protein MKKQTSLLTLGLMLATPALAGGGGAPAAPATPAACKTIAQIVMGDPNFSTLATALDSAGLTQTLQSGEYTVFAPTNGAFAKLPSDTLAAALNDPAMLKSILLYHVVKGKAPAAKVVTMSSATTLEGSSVLITVNGKSVMVDNANVTKTDVMACNGIVHVIDTVLMPAMDTAAPAVTEPAPVAEAAPAPAPAPAAAADATPAPAAPAADATPAPAPATDAAPAAVDISSIPALPLSGATITTDTATASDTATTTTDTTEAATTDATATTDAAATTDATATDTTATATTTTDTATTAADATATTTDTTAAADTSAQADDSMASNTLYDVIVNDDRFTTLRDLLSDAGLTDVIMANEYTIFAPTNAAFDALDQDQLALIASDPATLKKVLMYHVVVGKQTGEQLAALKQVASAEGDSINVSSDGTMQMVGDAKVDGAPIEASNGTVFVIDKVLLPPNLVIPTAPAATVDTTAATTTTTDTAAAATTTTATTTTATTTTAAPANVVALLQGLPQYSTLVSLIQKAGLADTLATGDYTVFAPTNDAFAKVPQATLDTLNADPAKLKQVLLFHVVSGKVVDAGLNVAQLKSLEGSSIDLKGDGGNVMLGVLNGTTITGAMLANSVPMTAGNSVVYSIDAVLIPPTLK
- a CDS encoding DNA translocase FtsK translates to MAKARAKSAPPVSRFDGEALGLVLFALGIFLAVTVLMGAGDPVPGRSTVSLMAEARAALLTWLGWGAYLLPLVPVAYGVLVFLGRDLRNLTRRVTGGVIVVLSAMAAHDVVEPGRAGQLVELVMAPLFRAMSYMAVIVPVVTFTLGAELMLRLSPLFVLKGVFRKVSVLLGGASAGVQGVIEARQEGQGAARARSEARQTLSAQARELDALRRLYPDSKELRAQHEELRATQRSVRSLDEAGLKHLDRDLAAWREVTKTFVGNAGRDLRDLVAGEAPEAGANVEALANDLRAGRHELCVELPSTLASGTLERLRRSMVMDLQRLAGRAGKLERERKLSEKALGKADTGILTREWPAHRERVEGWQALTSEFIVWQERAVKYAGWPELAAAFDRAPTEVADVLASALAADPDGTLGDAEEWQARLARAQEEALRRAEAMSMPRDPAPPRLDFDFSGGLDAGTEPVPQAPVAFGGLSRFDSSPSAIAVLPAQRQVSPGESASALDPFHGWEDEDLPFGPGGSETPMPDVPATLEPVPPRKVTPLLGSGGVQAKAPKSPAGAPWDEDSEDDVAELAMRPAVGALPLALPGYDLLDPVPLVGANSAQLDMAARQRAGLIDETLRHFNLQARVVDFARGPTVTRYEIEPAPGEKISRIASLSNDLARALAVGGVRVEAPVPGKSVIGLEVPNTDREPVTFHQAAAAPSFRATRARLPVILGKSIDGELMVGDLAKMPHLLVAGSTGSGKSVCVNTLITSLLFKYLPTELRFLMIDPKMVELTPYDGIPHLVRSVVTNPVDAAGVLLGAVAHMERRYKMMSQVGAKNLEQFNAKMRQTGDVELPHLVIIIDELADLMITSPKEVESAIMRLAQMARATGMHLILATQRPSVDILTSLIKVNVPARIAFAVSSSHDSRTILDAMGAERLTGMGDMLYYQPGLVKPLRLQGPYISELESVRITEELRRQVFEDVFVETYGADFEGGIEASGPTTDRSNMDFSDPLLRQAAQICIEEGQGSVSRLQRRLSVGHARAGKLMDLLEAMGIVSKHQGSKPRDVLVTEADLPDYFGK
- a CDS encoding Mov34/MPN/PAD-1 family protein — encoded protein: MTLHLPAALIEALWAHADREAPNECVGVIGGTSEGKSLHATALYPLVNIASRPDFEYLADPGRLLRALKAMDADGQHLVALYHSHPSGPAWPSQTDTRLAVYPVPHIIADLRSRTLQAFRLPEGELVPVRTTV
- a CDS encoding type II secretion system F family protein, which codes for MPVFEYRVRDRSGKVLKSQMEADSLAQVRDALRAKNLMIVEIKPPKAGLSADVKIPFLSDRPPSLKQVAIFSKQLATLINAGVPLVQSLAILQRQLEHKGFQDIVKAMRTDVESGTPLSETLVKYPKLFNRLYVNLVRAGETSGTLDAVLERIADFQEKDLALRGKIKSALTYPVIVLVFALLITYFLLTTIVPQFAGILAQLNAPLPTITKVLMATSNFLQHGTLYIVVIGAAVTFLYRWYYATPKGRHIIDEIKLRIPIFGNLLKKSAIASFARTFGLLISSGVNIIESLEITKGTANNAIVEEAIENAKNVVMVGDQMSSSLATSKIFPPMVVSMVAIGEETGSLDSMLDKVGDFYDREVDEAVEGMTAAIEPIMIVFLGGIVGTIVAGMFLPMFSIIGTLSK
- a CDS encoding L-threonylcarbamoyladenylate synthase — protein: MHTDLPSLPGDWPTSITSAVERLMAGQVVAYPSETVWGLAVHPDAAAGVERLWRLKGRDPLKPLQMSSADVECALLLAQEDAELTALAALWPGPLTVVAPASDRCPPAFAPGGRVGLRVPDHPVAQALLRAAGGYLVTTSCNVSGRAPATTFAEATAMGLANQVLPDGGIRSAGLASTVVIVPGGEVLREGSVGTDQISRLLQAARRDQADGL